GACCGGCCGCTGACCAAGGTCACCGTGGCCGGCGGGATCGTCACCGCGATCGGCGCGGTGCTGCTCTTCCTCGGCCTGGACGGTCACGCCGGCGACAACACCCTGGCCACCATCCTCGCCGGCGTGCTGTTCGCCTTCATCGGGGTGGCGCTGCTGACCCCGCTGATCAGCCGGCCGGTGGTGTCGCTGCTCGGGGCGATCTTCGCCTGGTCGGTGCCGGGCAAGCTGGGCCGGCTGAACTCCGGCCGCAACCCGCGCCGCACCGCCATCACGGCGGCCGCGCTGATGGTCGGCATCGCGCTGGTCACCGGCGTCACGGTGATCCTCGACTCGGCCAAGGGCAGCATCAGCAAGGTCGCCGCCGACACCATCAAGGCCGAGCTGGTGATCTCCGGGGCGCAGAGCGGGCCACGCCCGCCGAGCTTCGACCCGGCGGTGCTGGAGAAGGCGGCGGCGATCCCGGGCGTGCAGATCGTCGACGGCGAGTACGGCGACATGGCCACGGTCAACGGCACCCGGACCTACGTCGCGGCGTCCAGCAACGTCGCCGCGCTGGAGCGGATCTTCGGGGCGAAGGCCACCGCCGGTGACATCAGCCGGCTCGGTCCGGACCAGATGCTGTTCAGCTCCGACACCGCGAAGTCGCGGAACGTGTCGGTCGGCTCGCAGGTGACGGTGCAGCTGTCCCGCGGCGAGGCGAAGACGTACACGGTCAGCGGCATCTACGAAAGCTCCCAGGTGACCAACCCGGTGGTGCTGCCGGCGCAGGCGGCGAAGGACTTCGCCATCCCGCAGCCCATCCAGGGCTTCGTGCAGCTCGCGCCCGGCGCGACGGTCGCCGGCGTGCAGCCGCAGGTGAAGGCGCTGCTGGCCGACAGCCCCGAGGTGTCGGTGGCGGACCGGGACGCGTTCATCAAGCAGCAGACGAGCCAGCTGGACACCCCGCTGCGGATGATTCAGATCCTGCTGGCGCTGGCCATCGTGATCGCCGTGCTCGGCATCATCAACACCCTCGCCCTGTCGGTGCTGGAGCGGACCCGGGAGCTGGGGCTGCTGCGGGCGATCGGGCTGCGCCGGGCGCAGACCATGCGGATGATCACCGTCGAGGCGGTGGTGATCTCGATCTTCGGGGCGTTGCTCGGCGTGACGGTGGGCACCGGCCTCGGTGCCGCCGTGGTCCGGGCGCTCAAGGACGAGGGCATCACCGACCTGGTCCTGCCGTGGGGCCAGATGGGGCTGTTCCTGGGGCTGGCCGCGATCATCGGCGTGATCGCCGCGGTGCTGCCCGCCGTCCGCGCCGCCCGGATCAACGTGCTGAACGCCATCGCCCACGACTGAGGGCCCGTCAGCGCCAGGCGAGCCGCCCTCCGGTCACCGACCGGGGGGCGGCTCGCCGAGCAGGGCGGCCAGCAGTTCCAGGTCCGCCGAGGTCAGGCTCGTCACCTGGTGTACGCCGTCAGCCGGCGGGATCGGCACCTCCAGCGGTACGGCCAGCACCGCCGCGCCGGCGGCGAGCGCGCTGGCCACCCCCGTCGGGGAGTCCTCGATCGCCACGCACCGCCCGATCGGCACGCCCAGCAGCCGGGCGGCGGTCAGGTACGGCTCCGGGTGCGGCTTGGCGGCGTCCACCTCGTCGCCGCAGACCACCGCGTCGAAGCTGTCCCGCCCCAGGGTGTCCAGGGCCACCTCGACCAGCGTCCGCCCGCTGGAGGTGACCAGGGCGGTCGGGATGCCGGCCGCGCGTACCGCCCGCAGCAGCGCCAGCGCGCCGGGACGCCAGCGCAGCCCGCCCCGGAACAGCTCCAGGATGCGGGCGTTGATCCACTCGGCGCTGGCCGCCGGGTCACGCTCCGGCTGGCCGAGGTCGTCGTGCAGGATCCGCATCGACGCGGCCATGCTGGTGCCGACGATCGCCCGGCGGGCCGCGTCGGAGAGGGTTCCGCCGTATTCGGCCGCCAACTCCTCCAGCGCGACGTCCCAGAGCTTCTCGCTGTCGACCAGGGTGCCGTCCATGTCGAAGAGCACGGCGGCGGGATGGGTGCTGCTCAGCGGAGCCTCCTCGGCGTGCGGGCGTACCCGGGGATCCTCTCAGCCCCGCGCGGCCCGGCACCGCCCGTCCCGCCCCGGCGTGACCTGCGGCATCGTCGGGTCAGCCCAGCCCGCAGGCGTCGAGGGACTTCTCGTAGCCCCGGAAGAACGAGTCGGTGCGCTGCTCGGCGGTGCCGTGCGAGCCCTCCGCGAACCACGGCTGGTCCGGGTCGTCGCCGACGGCGAGCAACCCCTCCCGGAACTCGTCGAGGTCCCCGTCGGCCAGCTGAAGGCTCCCGTCGCGGACGGAGTCGCCCAGGTAGGCCCCGGCCATGCAGTCGGCCTGGAGTTCCTGCTGGATGGTGTAGTTGTAGCGGATGCCGAGGCGCACCTGCACGCCGTGGGCGTACTCGTGGCCGAGCAGGTAGAACAGGAACGCGTCACCGATCTGACGGAAAGCCGCCACCGACCAGTTGACGTCGTAGGCGATGAAGTCGCCGTCGGAGCAGTAGACGGCGTTGTTGCGGGGCAGTCCCTGCCCACCGCAGGAGACCTCCCCCTGGCGCGTGTAGGACACCACCCGGCGGATCGGCTGGAACCGCTTGCCGGACTCCTGGAACTGGGCGGTCCAGTAGCGCTGGGCGCTGCCGACCGCGTCGTTGAAGTCCTGCTTGAACTCGGCGACGCTGGTCGTGCCGTCGGCCCGGGTGGTCTTCGCGCCCGGCGCCGCGGGCTGACGGGTCTGCTGCGGCCGGGGCTGCTCGGGCTGACCCTGGCTGCTGACCCCGCCCACCATGCAGCCACCGGCCACCACCAGCGCCACCAGCAGGCCGGCGAGCAGCCCCGGCTGCCGGCGTCGCGCGTTCTCCCCCACGGTGCCTCCCCGGCCTCGCTCCTGACGGCACCCTTACCCCGTCCACAGACGGGTGATGCCATCCGTGAGCACGCGCCACCGCCGGTGATCGTTCAACCGTCCCGCCCTCGACCGGCCGGTGGACCGCGCCCGGTACAGTGCGCCGCGTGCCTCATGATCCCGCGTACGGCAGCATCGTCCACTGGCGACGCAGCTGGTGGAACGGCGCCCGGTGCGAGCCGATCCTGCTGACCCTGCACGAGGGGCGGCTGCGGGCCACCGATCGGGCCGGCCACGAACTGTTCGCCGTTCCGCCCGGCCAGGTCGCCGGCCGGCTGTCCCGCTTCGGCACGCTTCTGCTCGACGTCGGCGGACAGACCTTCCACCTCGTCGGACGCGGCGGTGCGCAGGCCCCCTCGCCCACCGCCGAGCAGCAGCGGGCGTACGCCGACTTCCGGGCGCGGCACCCGGAGCCGGCGCCGACCGACCGGCCGGGCCTGGTCGACCAGTTGGTCAACGGTGCGGCGGCCTGGCGGATGCGCCGCTGGCGGGACGCGCTGCGCGCGGCCGGCGCCGGCGTCGCCCGCTGAACCGCCCGGTCACCCGCCACCACCCAGGTGGGGGCGACGGATGCCGTCGCTCTCCGGATGCTGCCACTGCGCCGTGTCCCGGTGCCGGGCGGCGCGAGCGTCCCGGACGGCGGCCCGGTCCTCGTCGGGGCCGATCCGCCGCCGGTCCCGGTACGCCAGGTGGCCGAACACCGCCGCGAACACGACGGCCAGCACCGCCAGCACCATCAGCATCGTCGTCATGCCCCGACGGTAGGACCGGCGCGCACCCCTGGACACCGCCAGGGTGTCAGCGCAGCCGGCGCCGCCACTCGTGGGTGGGGTGCACCAGCCCCAACGCGTCGTCCAGCCACCGCCGCTGCGCCGCCGAGAGCAGCGGTAGGACGCCGTCGAAGTCGGCCCGGTCCTTCTCCCGGGCCGCCTTGGCCTTGAACAGCAGCACCACCTCCGGCCGCAGGTACGGAATGCCCTGCGGGGTGTGCCGGATGAGTTCCGCGTAGGGCAGGCGCAGGTAATACCAGAGGGCGGTCATCACGTAGCCGAACAGGAACCCGCCGAGCGCCCCCACCGCGCCGGCCGCCGACGCGACCAGTGCACCGGCACGACCGGTGGCGCGTGGCCCGTGCCCCTGATGCTTCAACGGCCCGCCCGCCGTCCGGGACACGACCCCCTCCCGGCCGCCGTCGGCACCGGACGGCCGCGCCGGGCACGGTTCGGGCACGATCCGCCGTACGGGACAGCGCCGCCCCGCCCCGACCGGGAGCCTGACGGGAAGCGACGTTCAGGGGGTACGCATGCAACGGAACACCGAGGCAATCGGGCCGGAGTCGACTCTCGACGCCCTCCGCCGTGCCGCCGGGACGCGACGCCGGAAATACCTGCTCGCCGGCACCCTGCTGCTGGGTCTGACAGCCGCGGTGGCGCTGGGCGCGGCAGGGCCGCCCGGTGACCGTACCCTCGCCTCCTTGGCCGACCTGGTGCAGAGCCTGATGTCGGTCGCCGTGCCGCTCATCGGCATCCTGCTGGTCCACGACCTGCGCCGCGCACCCCGGACGACCAGGCTCGCCCCCACGCTGCTGGCGGGGATCCTGCTGGCCGCCGCCGTTGGCGTCTTCGGCACCCTCGCCTGTGTCGGCGCGCTCGCGCTCGCCCCGTCGGGCACCGCCCCGGACCCGTGGCGGCACGCCGGCACCATCGCGCTGGGCGGCGTACTGGTGCAGGTCGTCGCCATGCTGGTCGGCACCGGGCTGGGTCTGCTGCTGCGGTCGACCGTTCTGGCGTTCCTCGCCACCATCGTGCTGCCGCTGGGCTGCTGGGCCGTGCTCGGTGCGGTCGACGTGCTGCGGCCCGCCCAGGCTTTCACCCCGTACGCCTCGGTCCGCAACCTGCTCTCCGGTCGGATGGACGCGGCGGCCTGGGCGCAGTGGCTCGCCGTCCTGCTGATCTGGGGCGTCGGCCTGAACGCCCTCGGCGCGGCCCGCTGGAAGCGGTCGGCCCCGGAGAGCGCGACAGCCCGGCGGCGATGACCGGAGCGGGCATGATCATCCGACTCAGAGCCGTTCCGGAGGCTCCAGCTCAGGTCGGAGCGGCCGCGACGGTCACTTGGCGTTGAAGTAGCTGGCCTCCGGGTGGTGGACCACGATCGCGTCGGTGGCCTGCTCCGGCTCCAGCTGGAACTCCTCCGACAACCGCACCCCGATCCGCTCCGCCCCCAGCAGCTCCACGATCTTCGCCCGGTCCTCCAGGTCGGGGCAGGCCGGATAGCCGAACGCGTACCGGCAGCCGCGGTAGTCGGTACGCAGCAGGCCCGCCAGGTCCGCCGGGTCGTCGTCGGCGACCGTACGACCACCCGGCAGCACCAGCTCCGACCGGATCCGGCGGTGCCAGTACTCGGCGAGGGCCTCGGTGAGCTGCACGGACAGGCCGTGCACCTCCAGGTAGTCCCGGTAGGAGTTGGCGGCGAACATCTTCGCCGTGTACTCGCTGATCGGCTGCCCGACGGTGACCAGCTGCAACGCCACCACGTCCAGCTCGTCGCCCTTCGGCCGGAAGAAGTCGGCCAGGCACAGCCGCCGCTCCTGCCGCTGCCGGGGGAAGGAGAACCGGGCCCGCTCGGTGTTGCCGCTCTCGTCGAGCACCACCAGGTCGTTGCCCTCCGCGTACGCGGGGAAGTAGCCGTAGACCACGGCCGCCTCCAGGACCTGGTCGGCGATCAGCCGGTCCAGCCAGTAGCGCAGCCGGGGCCGCCCCTCGGTCTCCACCAGCTCCTCGTACGACGGGCCCTCACCACCGCGGGAACCGCGCAGCCCCCACTGGCCGAGGAAGGTGGCCCGCTCGTCGAGCAGTGCCGCGTAGTCGGCCAGCGGCACCCCCTTGACCACCCGGGTGCCGAGGAACGGCGGGGTGGGCACCGCCACGTCGGCGGCCACGTCGGAGCGGACCGACGCGTCGTCCAGCTCGGGCAGCGCCTCGCTGACCATCGCCCGCTGCCGCTCCCGTCGGGCACGCCGGGCCGCCAGCGCGGCCTCCCGCTCGGGGTCGATCACCGGCGCCCCACCCCGCTTGGCCGTCATCACCCGGTCCATCAGGGACAGTCCCTCGAACGCGTCGCGGGCGTAGTGCACCTGGCCGGGGAACATCGACCGCAGGTCGTCCTCGACGTACGCCCGGGTGAGCGCCGCCCCGCCGAGCAGGACCGGCCAGCGCTCCGCGACGCCGCGCGACGCCATCTCGGCCAGGTTGTCCTTCATGATGACCGTGCTCTTGACCAGCAGCCCGGACATGCCGATCGCGTCGGCCTTGTGCTCCTCGGCGGCGTCGAGGATGGCGTTGATCGGCTGCTTGATGCCGATGTTGACGACCTCGTAGCCGTTGTTGGACAGGATGATGTCGACCAGGTTCTTGCCGATGTCGTGCACGTCGCCCTTGACCGTGGCGAGCACGATCCGGCCCTTGCCGCCGTCCTCGGCGGTCTCCATGTGCGGCTCCAGATAGGCCACCGCGGTCTTCATCACCTCGGCCGACTGGAGCACGAACGGCAGCTGCATCTGCCCGGAGCCGAACAGCTCGCCGACCACCTTCATCCCGTCCAGCAGGATGTCGTTGATGATGGAGAGCGGGGCCCGGCCACCGGCCATCGCCGCGTCCAGGTCCGCCTCCAGGCCGTTGCGCTCGCCGTCGATGATGCGGCGCTTGAGCCGCTCGTCCAGCGGCAGCGCGGCCAGCTCCTCCGCCCGGGTGGCCCGCGCCGAAGCGGCGTCCACCCCCTCGAAGGCCTCGATGAACCGCTGCACCGGGTCGTAGCCCTCGCGGCGCCGGTCGTAGACCAGGTCGAGGGCCAGCTCACGCTGCGCGTCCGGGATCTTCGACATCGGCAGGATCTTGCTGGCGTGCACGATCGCCGAGGTCAGCCCGGCCTGCACGCACTCGTGCAGGAACACCGAGTTGAGCACCTGCCGGGCGGCCGGGTTCAGGCCGAACGAGATGTTGGAGATGCCGAGGGTGAAGTTGACCCCCGGGTAACGGGCCGCGATCTCCCGGATCGCTTCGATCGTCTCGATGCCGTCCCGACGGGTCTCCTCCTGGCCGGTGGCGATCGGGAAGGTCAGCGCGTCGATCAGGATGTCCGACCGGTCCATCCCCCACCGGCCGGTCAGGTCGTCGATCAGCCGGGCGGCGACGCGTACCTTCCAGTCCCTGGTGCGGGCCTGGCCCTCCTCGTCGATGAGCAGGGCGACCACGGCGGCGCCGTGCTCCTTGACCACCGGCATGATCCGGGCGTAGCGGGACTGCGGGCCGTCGCCGTCCTCGAAGTTGACCGAGTTGACCACGCAACGCCCGCCGAGCATCTCCAGCCCGGCCTCGATGACCGGCGGCTCCGTCGAGTCGAGCATGATCGGCAGGGTGGAGGCGGTGGCGAACCGGCCGGCCAGCTCGCGCATGTCCTGGGTGCCGTCCCGGCCGACGTAGTCGACGCAGAGGTCCAGCAGGTGCGAGCCGTCCCGGGCCTGGCTGCGGGCGATCTCCACGCAGGCCTGCCAGTCGGCGGCGAGCATCGCCTCGCGGAACGCCTTGGAGCCGTTGGCGTTGGTCCGCTCCCCCACCATCAGCACCGAGGCGTCCTGGGCGAAGGGCACCGGGTGGTAGATCGAGGAGACGCCGGCCTCGTGCTGCGGCGCACGGGCGACCGGGGTGGCGCCGTGCAGCCGCTCGGCCAGCACCCGGATGTGCTCCGGGGTGGTGCCGCAGCAGCCGCCCACCAGGGAGACGCCGTAGTCGGCGACGAACCGCTCCAGCGCGTCGGCCAGTTCCACCGGGGTCAGCGGGAAGTACGCCCCGTCGGCGGTGAGTACCGGCAGGCCCGCGTTCGGCATCACCGACAGCGGCACCCGGGAGTGCTGGGACAGGTAGCGCAGGTGCTCGCCCATCTCCGCCGGCCCGGTGGAGCAGTTCAGCCCGACCAGGTCCACCCCGAGCGGCTCGATCGCGGCCAGCGCCGCACCGATCTCGCTGCCCAGCAGCATGGTGCCGGTGGTCTCCATGGCGACCTGGCAGATGATCGGCACCACCCGACCCAGCTCGGCCATCGCCCGCTTCGACCCGACCACGGCGGCCTTGACCTGGAGCAGGTCCTGCGAGGTCTCGATGATCAGCGCGTCGGCCCCGCCGGCGATCAGGCCGGCGGCGTTCTCCCGGTACGCGTCCCGCAGGCTCGCGTACGCGGCGTGCCCGAGGGTGGGCAGTTTGGTGCCCGGCCCGATCGAGCCGAGCACGAACCGGGGACGCTGCGGTGTGCTGTGCGCGTCGGCCGCCTCCCGGGCGATCCGGGCACCGGCCTCGGCCAGCTCCCGGATCCGGTGCGCGATGCCGTACTCGCCGAGGTTGGGCAGGTTGGTGCCGAAGGTGTTGGTCTCGACGCAGTCCGCCCCCGCGGCGAGGTACGCCTCGTGCACGCCGCGCACCACGTCCGGGCGGCTCACGTTGAGGATCTCGCTGCAGCCCTCCAGCCCCTCGTAGTCGTCGAGGGAGAGGTCGGCCGCGTGCAGCATGGTGCCCATGGCCCCGTCTGCGATGAGGATCCGGTCGGCCAGCACATCCAGCAACGAAGTCCGCACAGAGCCAGGTTAGTGCGATCACCCGAGTGCTGGTTACCGCACGTTCGGCTTCCCACATACTGTCAGCCGGATCACCGTGTCCGGTTCGTCTGCTTCGGCCGACGGGTCGGGCCGGTGACCGGCGCGGCCGACGGGCCGCCCGCCGCCCCGGCACGTAGGCTGACAGACGTGAAGGACATCAGGGACGCCACCGTGCACGGCGGGCGGACGACCGGGCACCGTCCCGGGGCCGCCCCCGACGAGCAGGGTGAGGTGACGGCGTGACCGAGTTCGACGGGCTGCCGGTGCTGCGGTCCCCGGTGGCCATCGCGGCCTTCGAGGGCTGGAACGACGCCGCGGACGCCTCCACCGCCGCCGTGGAGCACCTGGAGCAGGTCTGGCAGGCCCGCCAGGTGACCGAGCTGGACCCGGAGGACTTCTACGACTTCCAGGTGAGCCGGCCCACGATCACCATGGCCGAGGGCGAGACCCGCCGGGTCGAGTGGCCCACCACCCGGTTCATGGTGGCCAGCCCGGAGGGCACCGAACGGGACGTGGTGCTGATCCGGGGCATCGAACCGAGCATGCGCTGGCGGACCTTCTGCGAGCAGGTGCTGGAGATCTGCCACAGCCTGGAGGTCGAACGCGTGGTGCTGCTCGGCGCGCTGCTGGCCGACGTGCCGTACACCCGGCCGCTGCCGATCAGCGGCAGCGCGTCGGACGCGGAGGCCGCGCAGCGCTACCAGCTCACCCCCACCCGCTACGACGGCCCCACCGGCATCGTCGGGGTGCTGCACGACGCCTGCACCCGCGCCGAGGTCGACGCGGTGTCGTTCTGGGTGCACGTGCCGCACTACGCCAACAACCCGCCCTGCCCGAAGGCGACCCTGGCGCTGCTGCACCGGGTCGAGGAGGTGCTCGACCTGCCGGTGCCGATGGCCGACCTGGCGGAGGAGGCGGCCGAGTGGGAGCAGCGGGTCCGCAGCGCCGCCGAGCAGGACGCCGAGCTGGGCGAGTACGTCCGCGAGCTGGAGGAGCGGGTCGGCGACGCGGGGATCACCCCGTTGACCGGTGACGAGATCGCCCAGGAGTTCGAAAAGTACCTGCGCCGCCGGGGCGGTTCGGCCGGCCCCACCGCCGGCTCCTGGTGACCGCGTACCGCTGCCGGTGACCCCGGCCGGCGCCGGCGGGACGAGCACCGCCGGCGCCGCTGCGGCACGACTCAGGCGGCGACCGGGACGAGACCGTCGACCGTGGCGGTGAGCTGCTCCTCGTGGCCGTGGCCGCCGAAGAGCAGTCCGGTGCCGTCGACGAAGCGCACGTCGGTGATGCCGAGGAAGCCGAGGAACTGCCGGATGAACGCCGAGGCGTGATCGGCCTCGGAGCCGAGCCGCACGCCGTTGCTGGTGAGCACGACGTAGGCGGTCCGTACCCGGGTGACGAGCCCGGTCGGGCCCTCCGGCGAGTAGCTGAAGGTCACGCCGGCCCGCGCCACCTGGTCGAAGTACGCCTTGAGCGTGGCCGGCACCGAGAAGTTGTAGATCGGCGCGCCGATGACCAGGTAGTCCGCCGCGAGGAGTTCGGCGACCAGGTGGTCGGAGGTGGAGAGCGCCTGCGCCTGGCCGGGGTGGCGGTCCGCCGGCGGGGTGAAGCTGGCCGCGATGGTGGTCTCGGTGAGGAAGGGCACGCCCTGGGCGACGTCCCGGTCGACCACCGTGGCGTCCGGGTGCTGCCGGGTGAGTGCGTCGGTGAGCCGACCGGTGAGCCGGCGGCTGAGGGAGTCGCCGTACCGGCCGCTGCTGTCGACCCGCAGGATCCGGATCGGTGCGGGGTCGTGGTGGAAGCCGTTGACAGACACGGACAGGTCCTTTCGACAGTCGCCGGCGGCCGACCCGCAGGCACTTACCAAACGTAAGTACTTACGAAAGGTAAGTCAAGGTATGCTGTCCAGGTGACTTCCGACGTCACTCCCGACGCGGCCGGCTACTGCCCCTATGTCCAGCACGCCATGGAGATGCTGGGACGACGCTGGACCGCGTCCGTGCTCCGTGTGCTGCTGGCCCGACCGGGCCTGCGCTTCGGCCAGATCCGCTGCGCCGTGCCGGGTCTCTCCGACCGGCTGCTCACCGAACGCCTCGCCGAACTGGAGCGTGAAGGCGTGATCAGCCGCACCGACGACGGCAGCGGCCACGCCACCTACCGCCCGACCGCGAAGGGCGAGGCGCTGCGCCCGCTCTTCGACGAACTCCAGAACTGGACGAGCCGGTGGCGGATCGGCGACCTGGGCGACCGGCCCGGACGCCTCGACAGCTGTCGGCGTACCGCCCCCTGAGATCCCGCACCCTCACCTCGGCAGGCCGGCGTGTCGGTCTTCCGCGCGACACACCCCGTAGGGCATCCTAGGAACCTAGCTGTCATGAGGAGGCGGGCATGCAGATCAACCCGGGCGCGGCCGAGTTCCCGCACCGGCAGATCGCCGCGCAGCTCAAGGCCCAGGTCCGCCGCGGCGACTGGGCACCCGGCGAGCGACTGCCGTCCATCCCGGCCATCGCCGAGATGTTCGGCGTCGCGAAACAGACCGTCCAGCGCGCCGTCGACCAGCTGCGGGTCGAGGGCATCCTGATCACCAAACCCGGCTCCGGTACGTACGTCCGCGGCACCCGGCGGCGGCTCAACCGCCTCGCCCGGGGCCGGTACGGCGGCTTCCGCGGCTACCACACCGACCTGGCCGCCCGGTACAAGCAGCAGCTCGTCTCCGTCGGCCGCTCCCCCGCCCCGCCCGAGGTCGCCGACGCGTTCGGCGTGTCCGACGGCACCGACCTGCTCTGCCGTCGGCACCTGGTCCGCACCGACGACTCCCCGGTCGAGGTGGGCGCGTCCTGGTTCCTCCCCGCCGACACCGCCGGCACCTCGCTGGAACGTGCCGAGGCGTTCGGCCGCCCCCTCTACCAGGAGGCCGAGGAGGCCACCGGCCGCCGGTACGTCACCGCGACCGACACCATCAGCGCGCGGCAGCCCAGCCGGGAGGAGGCGGAGCTGCTCCAGATCCGCCCCGACACGCCGGTGCTGCACCTGCTGCACGTCGCGTACGACGCGCACCGCAAGCCGATCGAGGTCGCCCAGGCCACCTGGCCCGGCCCGATGACCACCCTCACCGAGGAGTACCGGATCCCGGCGCCCGCCCCGGAACCGGAGCCGGATCCCGGCCTGGTGCTGGGCTGAGCCGGGATCCGCCCGCCCGGCCCGGCGTCGTCAGAGCCGGATGCCGAGCAGGGCGTCGACGGTGTCGGCGAAGAGCTTCGGGGCGTCCGCGTCGTCGGCCACGCCGGCGAGGGTCCGCTCGGCCCAGGCGTCCGCCACGGCCAGCGCACCCGCCGTGTCCAGGTCGTCGGCGAGGCGCTCACGTACGCCGGCCAGCAGCTCCGCCCCGGCGGGGCCGGCCGGCGCGGCGGCGGCCCGGCGCCAGCGGGCCAGCCGCTCCTGCCCCTCGGCGAGCAGCTCGTCGGTCCACGAGCGGTCGCTGCGGTAGTGCCCGCTCATCAGCGCCAGCCGGACCGCCATCGGGTCCACCCGGTCGGCGCGCAGCCGGGAGACGAAGACCAGGTTGCCCTGGGACTTCGACATCTTCTCGCCGTTCAGGCCGATCATGCCGGCGTGCACGTAGTGGTCGGCGAACGGCACGGCGCCGGTGAGCCGCTCCGCGTGCGCGGCGGAGCACTCGTGGTGCGGGAAGAGCAGGTCGTTGCCGCCGCCCTGCACCGAGATCCGCTCACCGAGCAGGTTCAGCGCGATCACCGTGCACTCGATGTGCCAGCCGGGGCGCCCCGGGCCCAGGTCGCCACCCGGCCAGGACGGCTCGCCCTCCCGGGCGCCGCGCCACAGCAGCGGGTCGAGCGGGTCACGCTTGCCGGCCCGGTCCGGGTCACCGCCCCGCTCCGGGAAGATCTCCAACATCTGCTCACGCGACAGGTTGGACTCGTAGCCGAACCGGGGCGCGGCGCTGACGTCGAAGTAGACGTCACCCGTGCCGTCGTCGAGGCGGTACGCGGCCCCCTCCTTGAGCAGCACGAGGACCTTCTCGGCGATGTCCGGGATGGACTCCACCGCGCCGACGTAGTGCGCGGGCGGGATGATCCGCAGCGCCTCCATGTCCTCCCGGAACAGCGCCGTCTCCCGCATCGCCAGGACCTTCCAGTCCTCGCCGTCGCGGGCCGCGCGCTCCAGCAGCGGGTCGTCGATGTCGGTGACGTTCTGCACGTACCGCACGGTCAGGCCGGCGTCCCGCCACATCCGCTGCACCAGATCAAAGGTGATCATGGTGGCGGCGTGACCGAGGTGGGTGGCGTCGTACGGGGTGATCCCGCAGACGTACATCGAGGCGGCGCCGTCGGGCCGGCTGGGATGCGGGCCGCGACGCGCCGAGTCGTACAGGTTCAGTGTGGTGCCGTCGCCCGGCAGCCGGGGCACCTCGTGTCCCACCCAAGACTCCATGAACGCCAGCCTAACGATCCGTCAGGCCACCGGGAGCAACCCCTCGGGTGATCAACACGACAGCGCTCACATGGGTGGCCAGGGCATCGCCGGCCAGTCCTCCGGCGGTTGCGGGAACCGGCCGGTCCGGCGCAGCCGGTCGACCCGGTCGGCCAGCGCGACGACCTCGCCGATCGTCAGGTGGTCGGCCAACTCCTCGCCGAGGGCGCCGGTGACCTGACCGGCCAGCGCGTCGAGCATCTCCACGGCGTCCGGCGGCAACTCCCGGCCGGCCCACCCCCAGAGCACGGTGCGCAGTTTCTGCTCGACGTGGAAGCACACACCGTGGTCCACGCCGTAGATCCGGTCGTCCGGGCCGACCAGCACGTGGCCGCCCTTGCGGTCGGCGTTGTTGAGCACCGCGTCGAGGACGGCCAACCGGGCCAACCGCGGATCGTCGGCGTGCGCCAGGGCGTAGGCCGTGCCGTCGTCGTCCCGGGCCGCGGCGACCGGGAACCAGCGCGGCGGCAGCGCGTCCGCCGGCACGAACCCGACCAGCGGCTCCGCCTCCTCCGGCTCGTCGATCCAGAGCTGGCACGAGCCGGGACCGAACGGGCCGTCCCGCAGCACCGTCGGCGGCACCAGGTCCCAGCCGGAGGCGCGGGAGACCAGGTACGCGGCGACCTCCCGGCCGGCGAGCGTGCCGTCCGGGAAGTCCCACAGCGGCCGCTCGCCGCGTACCGGCTTGTAGACGCACCGGGCGGTCACCCCGTCGAGGGTGAGGACGGCGCGCAGGGTGGTGTTGGAGGCGTCGACCAGCCGCCCCTCCAGGTCGAGCTCACCCTCGGTGAGCAGCCGCAGCGCGTCGGCACCATCCTGGCGGGGTCGGAGGTCGGACGACGTCACCGGTGGTAACCGTTGTGCCGCGGGCAGAGGTGTCCGGCGGGATCCAG
The Micromonospora sp. R77 DNA segment above includes these coding regions:
- a CDS encoding GntR family transcriptional regulator; protein product: MQINPGAAEFPHRQIAAQLKAQVRRGDWAPGERLPSIPAIAEMFGVAKQTVQRAVDQLRVEGILITKPGSGTYVRGTRRRLNRLARGRYGGFRGYHTDLAARYKQQLVSVGRSPAPPEVADAFGVSDGTDLLCRRHLVRTDDSPVEVGASWFLPADTAGTSLERAEAFGRPLYQEAEEATGRRYVTATDTISARQPSREEAELLQIRPDTPVLHLLHVAYDAHRKPIEVAQATWPGPMTTLTEEYRIPAPAPEPEPDPGLVLG
- the mshC gene encoding cysteine--1-D-myo-inosityl 2-amino-2-deoxy-alpha-D-glucopyranoside ligase, producing the protein MESWVGHEVPRLPGDGTTLNLYDSARRGPHPSRPDGAASMYVCGITPYDATHLGHAATMITFDLVQRMWRDAGLTVRYVQNVTDIDDPLLERAARDGEDWKVLAMRETALFREDMEALRIIPPAHYVGAVESIPDIAEKVLVLLKEGAAYRLDDGTGDVYFDVSAAPRFGYESNLSREQMLEIFPERGGDPDRAGKRDPLDPLLWRGAREGEPSWPGGDLGPGRPGWHIECTVIALNLLGERISVQGGGNDLLFPHHECSAAHAERLTGAVPFADHYVHAGMIGLNGEKMSKSQGNLVFVSRLRADRVDPMAVRLALMSGHYRSDRSWTDELLAEGQERLARWRRAAAAPAGPAGAELLAGVRERLADDLDTAGALAVADAWAERTLAGVADDADAPKLFADTVDALLGIRL
- a CDS encoding SCO1664 family protein; translated protein: MTSSDLRPRQDGADALRLLTEGELDLEGRLVDASNTTLRAVLTLDGVTARCVYKPVRGERPLWDFPDGTLAGREVAAYLVSRASGWDLVPPTVLRDGPFGPGSCQLWIDEPEEAEPLVGFVPADALPPRWFPVAAARDDDGTAYALAHADDPRLARLAVLDAVLNNADRKGGHVLVGPDDRIYGVDHGVCFHVEQKLRTVLWGWAGRELPPDAVEMLDALAGQVTGALGEELADHLTIGEVVALADRVDRLRRTGRFPQPPEDWPAMPWPPM